Proteins encoded within one genomic window of Bacillus sp. 1NLA3E:
- a CDS encoding EcsC family protein, giving the protein MNEYELKAYGEVREWKRKLSKRSSVLNRITKKAQMRMNEIIPEKAHQIITDSIKNLVKATLVGSDFMTKKGKTTGFSLFEMDEQMNRKLETFRKTAMLEGAGTGAGGILLGLADFPLLLSIKMKFLFEAAAIYGFDTTKYEERMFILYVFQLAFSSDETRIETLAIIEDWELEKERLRQLDWRQFQQEYRDYIDFVKMLQMVPGIGLIVGALANYRLLDQLGETTMNAYRLRILKSPPLTY; this is encoded by the coding sequence ATGAATGAATATGAATTGAAAGCTTATGGAGAAGTTAGAGAATGGAAACGGAAACTTTCAAAACGTTCTTCAGTGTTAAATCGAATAACTAAAAAAGCTCAAATGAGAATGAATGAAATCATCCCCGAGAAGGCTCATCAAATTATTACAGATAGCATCAAAAATTTAGTGAAAGCAACGCTGGTCGGCTCGGATTTTATGACCAAAAAAGGAAAAACAACAGGTTTTTCTCTATTCGAAATGGATGAACAAATGAATAGAAAGCTGGAAACATTCCGAAAAACAGCAATGCTCGAAGGGGCGGGAACTGGTGCTGGGGGAATTCTACTTGGATTAGCAGACTTTCCATTACTACTTTCAATTAAAATGAAATTTCTATTCGAAGCGGCAGCCATTTACGGTTTTGACACGACAAAATATGAAGAACGAATGTTTATCCTTTATGTATTTCAATTGGCTTTTTCTAGTGACGAAACAAGGATAGAAACACTTGCCATTATTGAAGATTGGGAACTTGAAAAAGAGCGATTAAGGCAGCTCGATTGGCGACAATTCCAACAGGAATATCGGGATTATATTGATTTTGTAAAAATGCTGCAGATGGTTCCAGGAATTGGTTTAATTGTCGGTGCATTAGCCAATTATCGTCTTCTAGATCAACTAGGTGAAACGACAATGAACGCCTACAGATTGAGAATATTGAAAAGCCCTCCATTGACTTATTAG
- a CDS encoding phosphatase PAP2 family protein: protein MRTVIFNINMEETVLMRKSKIAFIMLLFFAAIAFFFTYKVVVSGSLAFDRSATAVFFSVFPERTHSFFKLMTIFGSKIGIGVVSISLILWLWFKKRDFAGIVVVVVGVGLGNELNQLIKNIIDRPRPSLEHLVKVNSYSYPSGHAMVGIILYMVVAYFIMKEINTSSFKWIIGILLTILIFLVGASRVVLQVHYPSDVFGGFAWGYIWVYMIFYIYEGYIDRKKH, encoded by the coding sequence ATGAGAACAGTAATTTTTAATATTAATATGGAGGAAACAGTCTTAATGAGAAAGTCGAAAATTGCATTTATCATGCTACTTTTTTTCGCAGCTATAGCATTCTTTTTTACATATAAGGTGGTAGTTAGCGGATCTCTTGCTTTCGATCGAAGCGCAACAGCGGTGTTTTTTAGTGTTTTTCCAGAACGGACCCATTCATTTTTTAAACTGATGACCATATTCGGCTCTAAAATTGGAATAGGAGTTGTGTCAATCAGTTTAATTCTGTGGTTGTGGTTTAAGAAAAGAGATTTTGCTGGGATTGTAGTGGTCGTGGTTGGAGTGGGATTGGGAAATGAACTTAATCAACTTATAAAAAATATTATTGATCGTCCAAGGCCTTCGCTTGAACATCTAGTGAAGGTTAATAGTTATAGTTATCCAAGTGGACATGCGATGGTTGGAATTATCTTATATATGGTTGTCGCTTATTTTATCATGAAAGAAATAAACACTTCTTCATTTAAATGGATAATTGGAATATTGCTTACCATATTAATTTTCCTTGTTGGAGCAAGTAGAGTCGTATTACAGGTACATTATCCATCGGATGTATTTGGTGGATTTGCTTGGGGGTATATTTGGGTATACATGATTTTTTATATTTATGAAGGATATATAGATAGAAAAAAACACTAA
- a CDS encoding ABC transporter ATP-binding protein: MSSNPILEVKGLKVSFFSKEKLIPAVDDISFELKEGEILGIVGESGSGKSVTALASMGLVPIPPGKIENGEILFTGKNLLIYSDKEMRKIRGNQISMIFQEPMTSLNPLFTIGDQIIEALRLHTKMSKAQAKNKSIELLKLVGIPRAEAIVGEYPHQLSGGMRQRVMIAMAMACNPRILIADEPTTALDVTIQAQILSLMKDLNEKMNTSIILITHDLGVVAEICDRVLVMYCGQIVEHGDVHTILKEPKHPYTKGLLKSVPDLLGKKDRLYSIPGNVPRPGTIKKGCSFAPRCEERFEQCLEKSPQLYTMKTAGHEVRCYLHKTEGGSRDHVRSTP; this comes from the coding sequence ATGTCCTCAAATCCAATATTAGAAGTTAAAGGGCTGAAGGTTTCCTTTTTCTCAAAAGAAAAATTAATTCCAGCAGTCGATGATATCAGTTTTGAGTTAAAAGAAGGAGAGATTCTTGGCATTGTGGGCGAATCGGGAAGTGGAAAGAGCGTGACAGCCTTAGCTTCAATGGGTTTAGTCCCCATACCACCTGGAAAAATTGAAAACGGTGAAATTTTATTTACAGGAAAAAATTTACTTATTTACTCTGATAAAGAAATGCGGAAAATTCGTGGGAATCAGATTTCGATGATTTTCCAAGAACCTATGACATCGTTAAACCCACTCTTTACAATTGGTGATCAAATCATTGAAGCATTGCGTTTACATACAAAAATGTCAAAAGCCCAAGCAAAAAATAAGAGTATTGAACTTCTGAAATTAGTTGGAATACCAAGGGCAGAAGCAATCGTAGGAGAGTATCCGCACCAGCTTTCTGGAGGAATGCGGCAAAGGGTAATGATCGCAATGGCGATGGCTTGTAATCCAAGAATTTTAATTGCTGATGAGCCAACCACTGCTCTTGATGTGACAATCCAGGCACAAATTCTTTCATTGATGAAGGATTTAAATGAAAAAATGAACACTTCGATCATTTTAATCACCCATGATTTAGGTGTTGTCGCAGAAATTTGTGACCGGGTTCTCGTTATGTATTGTGGGCAAATTGTTGAGCATGGTGATGTGCATACAATTTTAAAAGAACCGAAGCATCCATATACAAAAGGACTGCTAAAATCTGTTCCTGATTTACTCGGTAAGAAAGATCGTCTTTATAGCATCCCTGGGAATGTACCAAGACCTGGGACCATCAAAAAAGGTTGCTCATTTGCCCCTAGATGTGAGGAAAGATTCGAGCAATGCCTCGAAAAATCACCACAATTATATACGATGAAAACAGCAGGCCATGAGGTCAGATGTTATTTACATAAAACGGAAGGGGGATCCCGTGATCATGTCAGATCGACTCCTTGA
- a CDS encoding ABC transporter ATP-binding protein → MSDRLLEVSGLKKYFPITGGIFGRRQGEVKAVDDVSFYVNRGETLGIVGESGCGKSTTGRLLMRLIEASAGKVTFEDKEITSMSKGELRRVRRDIQMVFQDPYASLNPRHTVEAILEEPLIVHGIGSKEERKRQVQQMLEVVGLSSYHARRYPHQFSGGQRQRIGIAKALMTKPKLIIADEPVSALDVSIQAQVLNLMKDIQQEFQLTYIFIAHDLGVVRHISDRVGVMYLGRLIELAVGEELYDKPKHPYTQALLASVPIADPDIKRERIMISGELPSPANPPSGCAFHTRCLHCMDICKITRPEYRSLNGHFVACHLISE, encoded by the coding sequence ATGTCAGATCGACTCCTTGAAGTTAGTGGATTAAAAAAGTATTTCCCGATTACAGGAGGTATTTTTGGCCGAAGGCAAGGCGAAGTCAAAGCTGTTGATGATGTTTCTTTTTATGTGAACAGGGGAGAAACTTTAGGCATTGTCGGGGAAAGTGGCTGTGGAAAATCGACCACTGGTAGACTACTAATGCGTTTGATTGAGGCCAGTGCAGGAAAAGTTACTTTTGAAGATAAAGAAATTACAAGTATGTCTAAGGGAGAATTGAGAAGAGTTCGTCGAGACATTCAAATGGTTTTCCAAGACCCTTATGCTTCTTTGAATCCTCGCCATACAGTTGAAGCCATTTTAGAAGAGCCGCTCATTGTTCATGGGATTGGCTCGAAAGAAGAGCGGAAAAGACAGGTACAGCAGATGCTGGAGGTAGTTGGTTTAAGCAGCTATCATGCCCGCAGATATCCCCATCAGTTTAGCGGAGGGCAACGCCAAAGAATTGGCATCGCGAAAGCCCTGATGACCAAGCCTAAACTTATTATTGCTGATGAACCGGTATCAGCCCTAGATGTGTCCATACAAGCTCAAGTCCTCAATTTGATGAAGGATATTCAGCAGGAATTTCAATTAACATACATATTTATTGCCCATGATTTAGGCGTTGTGCGCCATATAAGTGATCGGGTGGGAGTCATGTATTTAGGTAGATTAATAGAGTTGGCAGTGGGTGAAGAATTATACGACAAACCTAAACACCCTTATACCCAAGCTCTTCTAGCGTCTGTTCCAATTGCCGACCCCGACATAAAGAGGGAACGCATTATGATTTCTGGTGAACTGCCAAGCCCTGCAAATCCACCTTCTGGCTGTGCTTTTCATACAAGATGTTTACATTGTATGGATATTTGTAAGATTACTAGACCAGAATATCGCAGTTTGAATGGTCATTTTGTGGCATGCCACTTAATTAGTGAGTAG
- a CDS encoding ABC transporter substrate-binding protein — MTKKTLKLMLVALLAIGMLLVGCSKSKDTSSNSKSSDDGSKKDTLVYGRGGDSTSLDPITSTEGETFKITINIFENLVAYGEQDTTLHPALAEKWDVSADGLTYTFNLRQGVKFHDGTDFNADAVVYNFNRWMNGNSDDFPYYTMFGGFKGEEGHVIKEVKALDDHTVQFVLFRPQAPFLKNLAMSCFGIASPTAIEKYGDKFRDNPVGTGPFKFVEWKQNDRIVLEKNEDYWQKGYPKLNKLIFRVIPENSARLNALKNGEIDVMDGLNNSDEAGVKSDSNLQVIKRPSMNVGYLGFQTTVKPFDNKLVRQALNYAIDKKAIIDAFYGGQAIPAVNAMPPAIEGYNEDVKDYPYNLEKAKALLKEAGYPNGFEMDLWAMPVARPYMPEGMKIAEVIQESFSKIGVKAKIQSVDWATYLDKAAKGEFPAYMLGWTGDNGDADNFLYTLLDKDSIGSNNYSFYSNDELHDILIQAQSEADQSKRNELYKQAQVIIKDDAPWVPLVHSTPLLAGAKNMVNYLPHPTGSEALTKVEFK; from the coding sequence ATGACAAAGAAAACATTAAAGCTGATGCTAGTTGCGTTGCTAGCAATCGGTATGCTTCTAGTGGGATGTAGCAAGTCGAAAGACACAAGCAGTAATTCAAAGTCGTCGGATGACGGTAGTAAAAAGGATACACTCGTATATGGTCGTGGCGGCGACTCAACATCACTAGACCCGATTACATCAACCGAAGGTGAAACATTTAAGATAACCATTAATATCTTTGAAAACCTAGTAGCATATGGGGAGCAGGACACAACCCTACACCCTGCCCTTGCAGAAAAGTGGGACGTGTCAGCTGATGGTCTAACTTACACATTTAATCTTCGTCAAGGTGTAAAATTCCATGATGGAACAGACTTCAATGCTGATGCGGTTGTCTACAACTTCAATCGTTGGATGAATGGGAATTCTGATGACTTCCCTTATTACACAATGTTTGGTGGCTTTAAAGGAGAAGAAGGCCATGTTATTAAAGAAGTAAAAGCTTTAGATGACCACACTGTCCAATTCGTTCTATTTAGACCACAGGCTCCGTTCCTAAAGAATTTAGCGATGTCCTGTTTTGGTATTGCTAGCCCTACTGCAATTGAAAAATACGGTGATAAATTCAGAGATAATCCAGTGGGTACAGGACCATTCAAATTTGTAGAGTGGAAGCAAAATGACCGCATCGTTCTTGAAAAAAATGAAGATTACTGGCAAAAGGGCTATCCAAAGTTGAATAAATTAATCTTCCGTGTTATTCCAGAAAACTCCGCGCGTTTGAATGCTTTAAAGAATGGCGAGATTGACGTCATGGATGGATTAAACAACTCTGATGAGGCTGGTGTAAAAAGTGATAGCAATTTACAAGTAATTAAGCGTCCTTCAATGAACGTTGGTTATCTTGGATTTCAAACAACTGTGAAGCCGTTTGATAATAAGCTTGTCCGTCAAGCGCTCAACTATGCTATTGATAAAAAAGCAATCATCGATGCCTTCTATGGTGGTCAAGCAATCCCTGCAGTAAATGCAATGCCACCAGCAATCGAAGGTTACAATGAAGATGTAAAAGACTATCCATATAATTTAGAAAAAGCCAAAGCCTTATTAAAAGAAGCTGGATATCCAAATGGATTTGAAATGGATTTATGGGCTATGCCAGTTGCTCGTCCCTATATGCCTGAAGGTATGAAAATTGCCGAAGTTATTCAAGAAAGCTTTAGCAAAATTGGAGTAAAAGCAAAAATTCAATCTGTTGACTGGGCTACCTATTTAGATAAAGCAGCAAAAGGTGAATTCCCTGCCTATATGTTAGGGTGGACTGGTGACAATGGTGATGCTGATAACTTCTTATACACATTGCTTGACAAAGATAGCATTGGAAGCAACAACTACTCATTCTATAGCAATGACGAATTACACGATATTTTAATCCAGGCACAATCAGAAGCAGATCAATCAAAACGAAATGAGCTTTACAAACAAGCTCAAGTGATTATTAAAGATGATGCACCATGGGTTCCACTAGTACACTCAACACCACTCCTAGCTGGAGCGAAAAATATGGTGAATTACCTACCACATCCAACAGGTTCTGAAGCTCTTACAAAAGTTGAATTTAAATAA
- a CDS encoding ABC transporter permease yields the protein MFSYTVRRIFSLFPVLLGMTLVVFAIIHAIPGDPAQVILGQKATKAAIETLTRELGLDRPWYVQYGDYIQSLLHGDLGTSLRTRGPINQEIWPYLAATIELTVVAMLIAIFIGVNAGIISAWFSKSWFDYLAMILALIGVSLPIFWLGLMEQWTFSIELGWLPTTGREDVRDPIMAITNLYLVDTLIQGRTDQFFQVIQHLILPSMALATIPMAIIARMTRSTMLEVMQSDYIRTARAKGLKMFWVVYKHSLKNAVIPVITVIGLQTGLLLGGAILTETIFGWPGIGRYLYEAIGYRDYPVIQSGILIIAAMFVMINLIVDLLYAVVDPRIKYNK from the coding sequence ATGTTTTCTTATACGGTACGTCGCATATTTTCATTGTTTCCCGTTTTACTTGGAATGACTCTAGTGGTTTTTGCCATTATTCATGCGATCCCTGGAGATCCCGCCCAAGTTATTCTCGGCCAGAAGGCAACCAAAGCGGCTATTGAAACTTTAACAAGAGAATTAGGATTGGATCGACCATGGTATGTTCAGTATGGTGATTACATACAATCCCTTTTGCATGGTGATTTAGGGACATCATTAAGAACACGTGGTCCGATTAATCAAGAGATATGGCCTTATTTAGCTGCAACTATCGAACTTACAGTCGTAGCGATGTTGATTGCCATTTTTATTGGCGTAAATGCAGGTATCATCAGTGCATGGTTTTCTAAGTCATGGTTTGATTATTTAGCTATGATCCTAGCATTAATTGGGGTATCTTTGCCCATTTTTTGGCTTGGATTAATGGAACAGTGGACATTTTCGATTGAGCTAGGTTGGTTGCCAACAACAGGCCGTGAAGATGTAAGGGACCCGATCATGGCGATAACGAATTTATATTTGGTGGATACATTAATACAAGGGAGAACGGATCAGTTCTTTCAAGTAATTCAACATCTTATTCTACCAAGCATGGCACTAGCGACGATTCCAATGGCGATTATTGCCAGAATGACTCGTTCAACAATGTTGGAGGTTATGCAGTCAGATTATATCCGTACTGCCCGAGCCAAAGGATTGAAAATGTTTTGGGTCGTGTATAAGCATTCATTAAAAAATGCTGTTATTCCTGTCATTACGGTAATTGGATTACAAACAGGATTGCTGCTTGGTGGAGCCATATTGACTGAAACCATATTTGGATGGCCAGGAATTGGAAGATATTTATATGAGGCCATTGGCTATCGCGATTACCCGGTTATTCAGTCAGGTATCCTAATTATTGCCGCTATGTTCGTTATGATTAATTTAATCGTTGACCTCTTGTATGCTGTTGTGGACCCACGAATTAAATACAATAAATAA
- a CDS encoding ABC transporter permease — MTNEAEEELVSPWKEAWLSFCKNRLALAGLGIVLFFIILAIIAPFIAPYSFQEQELTNRLLAPSSEHWFGTDDFGRDIFSRILYGSRISLWVGFFSVLGSSIIGSLLGILAGYYGKWVDTIISRTFDIMLAFPSILLAIAVVAILGPSLQNALIAIAVINIPNFGRLVRSKVLSVKQEEYIMAARAVGMKDSRILLHHILPNSITPIIVQGTLAIATAIIEAAALGFLGLGAQAPTPEWGKMLADSKQYLVQAPWTLFFPGLAIMLTVLGFNLMGDGLRDVLDPKMKQ, encoded by the coding sequence ATGACGAACGAGGCAGAGGAAGAACTTGTTTCACCGTGGAAAGAAGCATGGTTATCCTTTTGTAAAAATCGACTTGCCTTAGCCGGCCTGGGAATTGTATTGTTTTTTATCATTCTGGCAATTATTGCGCCGTTTATAGCACCGTACAGCTTTCAAGAACAGGAGCTAACCAATAGATTGTTAGCACCTTCGAGTGAGCATTGGTTTGGAACAGATGACTTTGGTCGTGATATTTTTTCTCGAATTCTATATGGATCAAGAATTTCTTTATGGGTGGGCTTTTTCTCCGTTTTAGGTTCATCAATTATTGGATCATTATTAGGTATTTTAGCTGGGTATTATGGAAAATGGGTGGATACGATTATATCTCGAACATTTGATATAATGCTCGCTTTCCCAAGTATTTTATTAGCGATTGCGGTTGTGGCGATCTTAGGTCCATCACTTCAAAATGCGTTAATTGCAATTGCAGTTATTAACATACCAAATTTTGGCCGACTTGTTCGTTCTAAAGTATTAAGTGTGAAGCAAGAGGAATACATCATGGCAGCAAGAGCGGTTGGAATGAAGGACTCAAGAATTTTACTACATCATATCCTCCCTAATAGCATCACACCCATCATTGTTCAGGGTACACTGGCAATTGCAACAGCTATTATTGAGGCAGCTGCCCTTGGTTTTCTTGGTTTAGGCGCCCAAGCGCCAACACCAGAATGGGGAAAAATGCTTGCAGATTCTAAGCAGTATCTTGTTCAAGCCCCATGGACTCTCTTTTTCCCAGGGCTCGCCATCATGTTAACGGTTTTGGGATTTAATTTAATGGGAGACGGACTGCGTGATGTTCTTGATCCAAAAATGAAACAATAA
- a CDS encoding GNAT family N-acetyltransferase gives MLTRKQLIEIEVLQQECESKEPIQLKLNWDMLQTRNERDENDFFHYENGRLGGFLGLYGFGNKVELCGMVAPEFRRKGIFTELLMKAKKVMENRKFSEILLNTPANSQSAKGFFQSVSNKYVFTEHQMKWHETVLMDSNGLEVRPANQSDYEAEIRLDVQCFGFTEDEARNFNQRLKAEKLQQFYMIDFGGETVGKIRVSHINGEAWIFGFSVFPENQGSGIGRKALSKVVMKEYQQGLPIFLEVEAKNARALGLYESCGFRTFQAPDYYRLLSF, from the coding sequence GTGTTAACAAGAAAACAGTTAATAGAGATTGAGGTGCTTCAACAAGAGTGTGAGTCAAAGGAACCGATTCAATTAAAGTTGAATTGGGATATGCTACAAACTCGTAATGAAAGAGATGAAAATGATTTCTTCCATTACGAAAATGGTAGGCTAGGAGGGTTTCTTGGGCTTTATGGATTTGGAAACAAAGTTGAATTATGTGGAATGGTGGCCCCTGAATTTCGAAGAAAAGGTATTTTCACTGAACTTCTTATGAAAGCTAAAAAAGTGATGGAGAATCGAAAATTCTCAGAGATTCTTTTGAACACCCCTGCGAATTCTCAGTCTGCAAAAGGATTTTTCCAAAGCGTTTCTAATAAATATGTTTTTACCGAGCATCAGATGAAATGGCACGAAACTGTGCTGATGGATAGCAATGGTTTGGAGGTAAGACCTGCCAATCAAAGTGATTATGAAGCGGAGATTAGGCTGGATGTTCAATGCTTTGGGTTTACGGAAGATGAAGCAAGAAATTTTAACCAAAGGCTTAAGGCGGAAAAACTACAGCAGTTTTATATGATTGATTTTGGTGGTGAAACTGTAGGGAAAATCAGAGTCTCCCACATTAATGGTGAGGCATGGATCTTCGGGTTTTCTGTTTTTCCAGAAAACCAAGGAAGTGGAATTGGAAGAAAAGCTTTATCAAAGGTCGTCATGAAAGAATATCAACAAGGCTTACCTATTTTTCTTGAAGTGGAGGCGAAGAATGCCCGTGCATTAGGTCTTTATGAATCTTGTGGATTTAGGACATTTCAAGCCCCGGATTATTATCGGTTGCTCTCCTTTTGA
- a CDS encoding ATP-binding protein — protein sequence MLKTLRSKILFYFLLVSLSGILIVSFSIQWGFEASFNHYINQNRVESTNQLVKALKLEYKENGAFTGERVTQLLYQQATTDSLYYKIYSPDEILLIDSTSISTDGIPTESDGRTNPYQEDNWQTSMELIKVNGKTIGIMKVYYPKGFIDSESVFLQTIKKYLMIAVAITILLALIFSMLFSKRLTSGMKSLSAAVEELTKHKKNVRVPLDNLSEEMKQLGIAFNELAISLEKEERLRKEFTGDLAHELRTPLATLRSQIEAFQDGIWEPTPDRLQQSHSELMRLVRLVNELEKLLAAENPQIKLNKTVLETGKLLSSIQNLQIPIFKQKGVKLNIVPPQETINFRGDLDKVTQILTNVVNNALKYTPEGGTVTISAVRDNEMGGFEIRDEGIGMAAEDLPHIFERFYRGDKSRARKTGGVGVGLSIVKALVEAHKGIITVESELDAGTTFTILFPLG from the coding sequence ATGCTAAAAACGCTTCGCTCTAAAATTCTCTTTTACTTTCTATTAGTTTCTTTGTCAGGAATTTTAATCGTAAGTTTTAGTATTCAGTGGGGGTTTGAAGCTAGCTTTAATCATTATATAAATCAAAATCGGGTAGAGAGCACCAACCAGCTTGTCAAAGCATTAAAACTCGAATATAAAGAAAATGGTGCGTTTACTGGTGAACGAGTGACACAACTTCTTTATCAACAAGCAACGACAGACAGTCTTTATTATAAAATTTATTCACCCGACGAAATTCTGTTGATTGATTCTACCTCTATTAGCACAGATGGGATTCCCACTGAAAGCGATGGGAGGACAAATCCCTACCAAGAAGATAATTGGCAGACATCTATGGAGCTAATTAAAGTAAATGGGAAAACAATCGGAATTATGAAGGTATACTATCCAAAAGGATTTATTGATAGTGAATCAGTCTTTCTGCAAACAATCAAGAAATATCTCATGATTGCAGTTGCCATTACGATTCTTTTAGCACTCATATTTAGTATGCTTTTTTCTAAACGGCTTACATCTGGAATGAAGAGTTTATCAGCAGCTGTGGAAGAACTAACCAAACATAAAAAAAATGTTAGAGTTCCGCTAGACAATCTGTCTGAGGAAATGAAGCAGCTTGGAATTGCCTTTAATGAACTTGCCATTTCACTGGAAAAGGAAGAACGATTACGAAAAGAATTTACCGGTGATCTTGCCCATGAGCTTCGCACACCGCTTGCCACACTTAGAAGCCAAATCGAAGCTTTCCAAGATGGTATTTGGGAGCCTACTCCTGATCGGCTTCAACAAAGTCATAGCGAATTAATGCGCTTGGTTCGACTTGTTAATGAACTTGAAAAATTGCTAGCAGCAGAGAACCCACAAATTAAACTTAATAAGACGGTCCTTGAAACGGGTAAGCTACTATCTTCAATTCAAAACTTACAGATACCCATTTTTAAGCAAAAAGGAGTCAAGCTTAATATTGTCCCACCTCAAGAAACAATTAACTTTAGAGGTGACCTGGACAAGGTGACACAGATTCTCACAAATGTGGTGAACAATGCTTTAAAGTACACACCTGAAGGAGGAACTGTAACTATATCTGCTGTTCGTGACAATGAGATGGGTGGTTTTGAAATTAGGGATGAGGGAATCGGAATGGCGGCAGAGGATCTCCCGCATATTTTTGAACGATTTTATCGAGGTGATAAATCGCGTGCAAGAAAAACGGGAGGCGTCGGAGTTGGCCTTTCCATTGTTAAAGCTCTCGTAGAAGCCCATAAAGGGATTATTACTGTTGAAAGCGAACTTGATGCAGGAACAACCTTTACGATTTTATTTCCACTGGGGTAA
- a CDS encoding response regulator transcription factor — MENTILLVDDERMIVEVLEAYLLKEGYKVYSSDNGVDALRKVDSVKPDLIVLDLMLPDLSGEEICRLIRKESDVPILMLTAKSGEEERINGIVMGADDYVTKPFSPKEVVVRIQAILRRANKQHPQQTEENILSFNHRELVLDLTKKEILFHDESINVTPIEYKLLSNMAKNPGRVYSRMDLLEKIQEDGISYEGYERSIDTHIKNLRKKVELDPREPKYILTVFGMGYKFGGVQDAKNASL; from the coding sequence ATGGAAAACACCATCTTACTTGTCGATGATGAGAGAATGATTGTTGAAGTTCTTGAGGCTTACTTACTTAAAGAAGGATACAAGGTTTATTCTTCAGATAATGGGGTTGATGCGTTAAGAAAGGTAGATTCGGTTAAGCCAGACTTAATCGTCCTTGATTTAATGCTTCCAGACCTATCAGGCGAAGAAATTTGTCGACTGATTAGAAAAGAATCAGATGTTCCTATCTTGATGCTAACTGCAAAATCAGGTGAAGAGGAACGGATTAACGGAATTGTAATGGGTGCCGACGATTATGTAACTAAGCCATTCAGTCCAAAAGAGGTTGTTGTTAGAATTCAAGCCATTTTAAGAAGAGCTAATAAACAGCATCCACAACAAACTGAAGAAAACATCCTATCCTTTAATCATCGTGAGCTCGTTCTTGATCTCACTAAAAAGGAAATTCTTTTTCATGATGAAAGTATCAATGTTACCCCGATTGAATATAAGCTACTATCCAATATGGCGAAAAACCCAGGACGTGTCTACAGTAGAATGGATTTACTTGAAAAAATCCAAGAAGACGGAATATCTTATGAAGGTTATGAACGCAGTATTGATACCCATATTAAAAACCTTCGAAAAAAAGTTGAATTGGACCCACGTGAACCGAAGTATATCCTGACTGTTTTCGGAATGGGTTATAAATTTGGAGGAGTGCAGGATGCTAAAAACGCTTCGCTCTAA